Genomic segment of Rhodocaloribacter litoris:
CTCGATCTCCTTCGTGGGCATGGTTTCGGCGAACTCGAGTATCCGGTCGATGCATGCATCCGAGAGCGCCGTCAGGTGATGCGACTTCCAGTAGTTACGCGCCCCGTGCTCGACCAGCCCGTCGAAGCCCGCCTGCCAGGCCACCCAGGGGTTCATACCGACGGCCTCGCCGAGTGAGGGCGTCGCCTCGCGGATGGGCCGGATCAGGCGGGCTCCTTCCGCTTCGTCGCCCAGCCAGACGAACGGCACGACGACTACCCGTTGCCCGTGCACCTCCGGCGGCAGGAACGGCAGCGGCGGCGCGTGCCGCACCACGATCCAGGCCGTCATCGCGTCGGGCAGGCCGCGCACGTAGTCGCGGTGAAACTGCATGTATCGCTTCGCGTCTTCGAACCGCTTGACGATCAGGCCCGAATAGACGTGCGGGCCGACCTCCACACACCTGAACCGGAAGGACGTGACGACGCCAAAGTTGCCCCCTCCTCCCCGGATCCCCCAGAACAGGTCGGGGTTCTCCCCGGCGCTGGCAGTCAGCAGCCGGCCGTCGGCCGTCACCACCTCGGCTGCGAGGAGGTTGTCGACGGCCAGCCCGTGTTTGCGGCTGATCCAGCCGAACCCGCCGCCCAGCGTCAGCCCTCCCACCCCCGTGTGGGACACGATCCCCCCGCCCGACACGGCGAGCCCGTAGAGCTGGGTTTCACGGTCCATATCGCCCAGCAGGGCGCCCCCGTCGACCCGGGCGGTCCTGTTCTCCGGGTC
This window contains:
- a CDS encoding FAD-binding oxidoreductase, which encodes MEPLRDAQTGAFRKSFRGEVLLPGDRDYDRVRRIWNGMFDRRPAIIARCAGTADVINAVHFARDNGLLVAVRGGGHNSAGNAVCDGGIMIDLSLMRRVNVDPENRTARVDGGALLGDMDRETQLYGLAVSGGGIVSHTGVGGLTLGGGFGWISRKHGLAVDNLLAAEVVTADGRLLTASAGENPDLFWGIRGGGGNFGVVTSFRFRCVEVGPHVYSGLIVKRFEDAKRYMQFHRDYVRGLPDAMTAWIVVRHAPPLPFLPPEVHGQRVVVVPFVWLGDEAEGARLIRPIREATPSLGEAVGMNPWVAWQAGFDGLVEHGARNYWKSHHLTALSDACIDRILEFAETMPTKEIEVFIPHMEGAPGRVPETATAYAHRKTPFVLNIHTRWRDAADDARCLAWARAFHQATEPFARGVYVNFLSDEGEDRVRAAYIPEVWDRLVEVKKEYDPENLFRMNQNIRPS